Within Scomber scombrus chromosome 12, fScoSco1.1, whole genome shotgun sequence, the genomic segment CAAATTTTATAATCTGACGACTTTATGGATCAACCTTTGAACACGGAGCTGCAGGTTTACTGTATACATGCTGAACCCAGATTAACAAGcaaaggtctgtgtgtgtgtgtgtgtgtgtgtgtgtgtgtgtgtgtgtgtgtgtgtgtgtgtgtgtgtgtgtgtgtgtgtctgtgtgtgtgtgtgtaccttgtgCTCACTGTTATGGAATTAGTCAGCTATTATTTCACATAACATTTGCATAGCATATTATgtaactttgtgtgtttgtgcagtagCACATTGTGCAAATCCTCTCGAACCGGTGGGCCACAGTGAGAGCATGAAATAATTCATGTTCTCACCTTCATTACTTTGTGTGTGGGTCGTTAACTAATGAACATATAAATCAGCACTGGCAGCTGATTCAGCAAATTTTGAAGCTGATTCACCCACTCCACATAATAGGTTACATCGTTTATGGCTGCAGTTGACAATTACTTTTACCATCAATATTTTCAATGAgtgttattttctcaatttattgATTGACTGTTTAGTCTaagaaatgttataaaatagaGATAATGTTgtattcaaaaaatgtattcaaggGCACACTGATGTCttcaatttgcttgttttgtctgactaaaCATCAGAAACTATAAGATATTCAATTCTCTGTCCTGTATTACAAATAAAAGAGCAGTCAAATATGTGAAGTGGGAACAAGAAATTgttttttacttgaaaaatggtcaaaattactattaatattattagtttatcaattaattgattaattgttgcagctctaaagttataaaatgattgattgtGCTCCATATTTATGACTTGGTTATTCTTCATCAATACATATCACAGGCCCAGGAGTAAGCCAGTACATTCGCAATCTTTTTATTAATGGCCCCTGATGCATTTAGAGGGTTTACAGCTTTTAGTCAGTTTACTCGTCACAATAAGTGTGACTCAGCCTTGGAAAACAGCTGTATAACATCTTCTGTGCCTCTTGGGCAGCTTTCCAAAGTACAAAAATACACCTTAAGCTGTTATCAGGGCCGTAACAGCTGGACTGATGATCTGACATTTTTGAAAGAAATATCTCTGCTGCATTTATTCTaaccattcttttttttccgtGTCATGAGAGactttatggaagtgcaatGTGCTATAAAATGTTGTGGTTGACGCCAACTGCAGTTAAGTTGTAGACTTTCACCTGGATGCGACAGCAGAGCCCTGAAGGCCAAAGCGCTCATAATCTCCGCCATAGATGTCCTTCACCAGTTTGTCCACGTTGGTAGAGTCGCCCTTGCTGGCCATTTCCAATGCCTCCTCAAACGTCTCGCAGCCCGTCAGCAGGCAGCAAAGTCCCAGGAATGTCCCACCCCCGAGACTGAGGAGCAGATAGTGTGTGTAAAGAGTgataaagagagaagggaaaaaagataacacaaaaaagacacaGGACAGGTTGGACAAGCCAGAGAAAAGGATTTGGAGAGTTACATAATGGGCAAAGGtaaagtgaggaggaggaggaagaaaggaaggaaggacagagaaagaaacaaaaagaggggaggagagaaaaaggagttGATGAATATGCAAAGTCTTACTTCACCAAATATAAATCTACTTTTGTCCtgagcttttttcccccccagttttatttatatagcgccaaatcacaagttaagttgagagagaaagacagagagggagagaaacacacacgcTCTCTGATGTCATGGCAAGCAGTAGCAATCAGACACGCTTGCCATTTACAGAAGAAGGAAGCAACAAATGACGGGTGGTGTAGAATGACAACACGTGtacatacatgaacacacacactgaccagcTGACTGAACTGTGGACTAGTTTCACGGGTGAAGTAAGGTGTGAGAGATAAGCAGGAGACTGGTTCAAGAGAGGAATTACATAtaacatgtaaatgtaaaatatatatatatatgtttttggCCATGTCAACACACTATCATCATGTCTGTGGGGAGGAACCTTCTTTTATTTACAACATTGCATTATCTAATCTCAATCTCCTTGTCCTATCACTAAGGTACATAAGGTGATATTAGATAATAAAATGGCTGGAAGTCAAACAACAGATTTCTTCATATCTTGCGGTTCTATTGAagctttaaaaaagtatttaatcaCCTTCACCTTTAGCACAAATGCACTCATACAAAACACCTTAATGTTCAAAACTCATTCATCTGGAACTTTAAATGCACGTTCAAAGCTGCTGAATTTTTCTATAAAATAGAATGGTAAGagaagtaaaaatatatatttttaaagggcCCAAATGACAGCTGTCTGTTAAGATATCATCCATTTTAAGATAAGACATTTTCAAGCTTATTGTTCCAGGAAGCTAGAGGCTCAAACTTTTAAAGGCAGTTCAGCACAAGATGATATCAAACCTTTCTAACATACCAAGATGATCCTTATCTTATAATGTATCTGTACAACATGATTGATGTGTGTTTCCATACTGTAGGTGTTTGTGTTCCTCACCTGGTCCCAGTCACCCGTTTGTAGTTGTTCTCCGAATACACGGCCAGTATGGAGACCCCAGAACCGATGTTGACCAGCAGCATGGGGAAGGGGTTGTCCAGCGTGCAGGGCTTCTTCACGCAGCTCTGGGTGTCTGATGGGTTCTGGAAATAGTAGCACTCTGGGTGACCGTTGAAGCTCACCCGGTCAACGAACAGCAGGCCACGGATCAAACAGTCCAGCTCGTCCAGTTTCAGCAGCTCCAGGTCGGCCATCTGCggcaaaacatgaaacaaaacaaaacaaaaacattgagaGGACACTCCTTTAGCTACACCAAAGGGTTTTAACTGTTCAAGATCATTTAAACTACAAAGTTGTTATTGATTTGTCAGTTTTATAAAGCTATAACGACTTTAAAAGCACTTTAAGACTAAAGTATACACAGAGTCTTGGTTGAGCTCAGTTTCTGCTGCAGTGCCCAGAAAGAGATAATTGATCCTGCTGCACTGCAGATGAGGTCAATGAACTCTACATCAGGAAAGACTCTTAGACTGTACGTACTACTATCACTTCCACAAATCAGAACTGGCGATAAATGTAATTCTGTATACTTTAAATGTTACAGAGCTACTCATTCTCCTAGCATTAGATGGTCAAGTCACAGCAGCAGGATCAGTAGCCAAGCATTTGCCAGTTTTCTTTAAGAATCAGACACTTGCTCTGGACATATATTACACTCACTGTTCGGAAGTCGTTCTCAAACTTGTACGCCCCGCCGCCGGTGGCGCAGAGTGTCGTGTGCAGGCTGGAGAAGTTCTTGTCACGTCCCATCTGGATGAAGCGGGGCATGGCCTGTGTTGGGAAGCGGATGAAGTGCAGGTTTCCTGTCCGGCCACACATGGTCAGGTTCCTCAGCTCCAGGTGGACGTCACGGACGCCTGTTTTACCTGAGGgaggaaacattttaacaaaattgGTCTTATGTACTAAAGCGGTTCATCACTACTGATACA encodes:
- the pank1a gene encoding pantothenate kinase 1a isoform X2; the encoded protein is MKLISEKKPAFPWFGMDIGGTLVKLVYFEPVDITAEEEQEEVENLKSIRRYLTSNVAYGKTGVRDVHLELRNLTMCGRTGNLHFIRFPTQAMPRFIQMGRDKNFSSLHTTLCATGGGAYKFENDFRTMADLELLKLDELDCLIRGLLFVDRVSFNGHPECYYFQNPSDTQSCVKKPCTLDNPFPMLLVNIGSGVSILAVYSENNYKRVTGTSLGGGTFLGLCCLLTGCETFEEALEMASKGDSTNVDKLVKDIYGGDYERFGLQGSAVASSFGHMMSKEKRDSISKEDLARATLVTITNNIGSIARMCAVNEKIERVVFVGNFLRINTVSTKLLAYAMDFWSKGQLRALFLEHEGYFGAVGALMELLKTTEDP